A window of the Bacillus andreraoultii genome harbors these coding sequences:
- a CDS encoding DMT family transporter: protein MNKPKINPYLIIIIGVISVSTSAIFVKLSTAPSGVIAFYRLLFSVLIMLPVFLLKYVKELRNMTKQDFIYSTIAGIFLAFHFILWFESLNYTSVASSTVLVTLQPLFAFIGTYLIYKERISVRTIISAVIAIIGSVMISWGDFYVSQKALIGDIIALIACMLITAYLLIGQSIRKRISMVTYTFIVYFMSTVTLLIYVILKQEPLFPYSTNDWIYFLLLAIFPNLLGHSLFNLALRWISTNIISMAILFEPVGAALLAYILLEEKLTWTQWIGGTIVLSGLLIFSFKKQKQVDESVS, encoded by the coding sequence ATGAATAAACCAAAAATAAATCCATATTTAATAATTATTATTGGAGTCATTTCTGTATCAACATCTGCTATTTTTGTAAAATTATCTACAGCACCTTCAGGAGTCATTGCATTTTATCGTCTGCTTTTTTCAGTATTGATAATGTTGCCGGTATTTCTTTTAAAATACGTTAAAGAACTACGAAATATGACAAAACAAGACTTTATATATTCGACGATTGCAGGTATCTTTCTCGCTTTCCACTTTATCCTATGGTTTGAATCGCTAAATTACACATCCGTAGCAAGTTCGACCGTATTAGTTACATTACAGCCTTTATTCGCGTTTATTGGTACATATTTAATATATAAAGAAAGAATATCTGTAAGAACTATCATTAGTGCAGTTATTGCGATTATAGGAAGTGTGATGATAAGTTGGGGTGATTTTTATGTAAGTCAAAAGGCATTGATTGGCGATATTATTGCTTTAATTGCCTGTATGTTAATTACAGCATATTTATTAATTGGTCAATCTATTAGAAAACGTATTTCGATGGTGACTTACACATTTATTGTATATTTCATGAGTACTGTAACTTTATTAATCTATGTCATTCTTAAACAAGAACCTTTATTTCCATATTCAACAAATGATTGGATATATTTTCTTTTACTTGCTATTTTCCCGAATTTATTAGGTCACTCACTTTTTAATTTAGCTTTACGTTGGATAAGTACGAATATTATTTCGATGGCTATTCTTTTCGAACCAGTTGGAGCTGCACTTTTGGCATACATATTGTTAGAGGAAAAATTAACATGGACACAATGGATAGGTGGAACAATCGTATTAAGTGGATTACTGATATTTTCTTTCAAGAAACAGAAACAAGTTGATGAATCCGTTAGTTAA
- a CDS encoding DUF4372 domain-containing protein, whose protein sequence is MDKDNINSTITELLKVIDEEKFNKLINVADVNKYVKKLTTYKFLQLMIVAQINELKSLSHITKKLKYNEEIQTSFLLDGIRTFQLSRKQRILTPNLFEKIFHHLVGEVLACSKNQPIFRDIGQLSMIDSSTMSMSLSQQPWATLSITKTGVRLHLRVVVIKDQTVPDNAVQLPTKHADRTQMDELTFENQNGLWQKRKY, encoded by the coding sequence ATGGACAAGGATAACATAAATTCCACAATAACGGAACTATTAAAAGTAATTGATGAAGAAAAATTTAACAAACTGATTAACGTAGCTGATGTTAATAAGTACGTTAAAAAGTTAACTACTTATAAGTTTTTACAACTGATGATTGTTGCTCAAATCAATGAGTTAAAAAGTTTAAGCCACATTACAAAAAAGTTAAAATACAACGAAGAGATTCAAACGAGTTTTCTCTTAGATGGGATTCGTACTTTCCAACTTTCCCGAAAACAACGGATCTTAACTCCTAACCTATTCGAAAAGATTTTTCATCACCTTGTAGGAGAGGTTCTGGCTTGTTCGAAAAACCAACCCATTTTTCGGGATATTGGCCAATTGAGTATGATTGACTCCTCAACGATGAGTATGAGTCTTTCGCAACAACCTTGGGCCACATTAAGCATTACAAAAACAGGTGTCCGTCTCCATCTGAGAGTAGTCGTTATCAAAGATCAAACAGTACCTGATAATGCTGTCCAGCTACCAACCAAACATGCGGATCGTACCCAAATGGATGAATTAACATTTGAAAATCAAAACGGTTTATGGCAAAAGCGAAAATACTGA